A region from the Xenopus laevis strain J_2021 chromosome 4S, Xenopus_laevis_v10.1, whole genome shotgun sequence genome encodes:
- the dbndd1.S gene encoding dysbindin domain-containing protein 1-like gives MESQQGPTSPAQSNEAKGNGNPHSTAPTEVTVEGPQQAQGAEDDSGVLAPTSGFLQVTERRQPLSSVSSLEVHFDLLDLTELTDMSDQELAEVFADSDDENPQNEPPPGLQLPPFHRASYLRSPSWTRTRAEREKKHVSDSELHGGILDTFLAAERSKEN, from the exons ATGGAGTCCCAGCAAGGGCCTACTTCACCAG CGCAGAGCAATGAAGCAAAGGGCAATGGTAACCCACATTCTACTGCCCCCACTGAGGTGACTGTAGAAGGGCCTCAACAAGCACAGGGTGCAGAAGATGATTCTGGGGTCCTGGCACCCACTTCTGGTTTCCTGCAGGTCACAGAGAGAAGAC AGCCTCTTAGCAGTGTGTCATCTCTTGAAGTTCATTTTGACCTCCTGGACCTTACAGAACTCACAGATATGTCTGACCAGGAACTAGCTGAAGTTTTTGCAGATTCTGATGATGAAAACCCACAGAATGAGCCCCCGCCAG GTCTGCAACTGCCTCCCTTTCATCGAGCTAGCTATCTCCGTTCTCCATCTTGGACCCGAACCAGagcagaaagagaaaagaaacatGTCAGTGACTCGGAGCTTCATGGAGGCATACTAGACACATTCCTTGCTGCAGAGAGATCCAAAGAAAACTAA